Within Claveliimonas bilis, the genomic segment GACGTGCAATGAAATCCTGCATGTCCAGAACAATGAAGGCCGGAGCTCTTGGAGTTAAGACTTCCGTATCCGGACGTCTTGGCGGAGCAGATATGGCTCGTACAGAATTCTACAGCGAGGGAACTATTCCTCTTCAGACACTGAGAGCAGACATTGACTACGGATTCGCCGAAGCTGATACCACATACGGAAAAGTTGGTGTGAAGGTATGGGTATACAAAGGTGAAGTTCTTCCGGAAAAGGCAGCAAAGGAAGGGAGCGATAAATAATGTTAATGCCAAAAAGAGTAAAACGTCGTAAACAGTTCCGTGGCTCCATGAAAGGAAAAGCACTTCGTGGAAACACACTTTCATATGGTGAATATGGTATCGTTGCAACAGAGCCTTGCTGGATCAGATCAAACCAGATCGAGGCTGCCCGTATCGCTATGACACGTTATATCAAGCGTGGCGGTAAAGTTTGGATCAAAATATTCCCAGATAAACCAGTAACTACGAAACC encodes:
- the rplP gene encoding 50S ribosomal protein L16; translated protein: MLMPKRVKRRKQFRGSMKGKALRGNTLSYGEYGIVATEPCWIRSNQIEAARIAMTRYIKRGGKVWIKIFPDKPVTTKPAETRMGSGKGTLEYWVAVVKPGRVMFEIAGVPEEVAREALRLATHKLPCKCKVVSRADLEGGDNSEN